One Coffea arabica cultivar ET-39 chromosome 5e, Coffea Arabica ET-39 HiFi, whole genome shotgun sequence DNA segment encodes these proteins:
- the LOC113688616 gene encoding protein NUCLEAR FUSION DEFECTIVE 6, mitochondrial-like: MAISATCAAARSIFRASPVRTAAARLASQAKPSRSAFTFPSRANILSNRISRSPVEMSACIESIQPYHTATASALMTSLLTVSRCGYGWLPEGCDETK; the protein is encoded by the exons atggcCATTTCCGCCACTTGTGCCGCAGCCAGATCCATTTTCCGAGCATCCCCTGTCCGCACTGCCGCCGCCCGACTTGCTTCCCAAGCCAAGCCCTCTCGTTCCGCCTTCACCTTTCCTTCACGAGCCAACATCCTCTCTAATCGCATTTCCAG gtCTCCGGTGGAAATGAGCGCTTGCATAGAGTCGATTCAGCCGTACCACACCGCCACCGCCTCGGCTTTGATGACCTCCCTCCTGACTGTCTCTCGCTGTGGTTACGGTTGGCTTCCCGAAG